A window of Haliscomenobacter hydrossis DSM 1100 contains these coding sequences:
- a CDS encoding MarC family protein, whose product MIELFFAVLGALFSVVNPLGAVPVFLAMTPDYTVPERNSTARSTGVYFTLILLGFFFAGTQILEFFGIHISAMRIAGGVMILSSGYGLISGKFAENRAINKEVEEEALKRQDISFAPLAMPLLSGPGSISYLITQYNENPSWEAHLVVAAVIVLLGFLVYLILRSARYLYTILGEAGLKALSRVMGFIVMSLGVQYMIAGVIQLVGEMK is encoded by the coding sequence ATGATTGAGCTATTCTTTGCGGTATTGGGCGCTCTCTTTTCAGTGGTCAATCCACTCGGTGCAGTACCCGTTTTTTTGGCGATGACTCCTGATTACACGGTGCCCGAACGCAACAGTACGGCCCGCAGTACCGGAGTTTATTTTACCCTGATTTTATTGGGGTTTTTCTTTGCCGGCACGCAAATTCTGGAGTTTTTTGGCATCCACATCAGTGCCATGCGCATTGCCGGAGGGGTGATGATTTTGAGTTCAGGTTATGGTTTGATCAGTGGCAAATTTGCCGAGAACCGCGCCATCAATAAAGAAGTGGAAGAAGAAGCTTTAAAAAGGCAGGACATTTCATTTGCGCCGTTGGCCATGCCCTTGCTTTCAGGACCGGGTTCTATTTCATACCTCATTACACAGTACAATGAAAACCCCAGTTGGGAAGCGCACCTCGTGGTCGCCGCGGTGATTGTACTTTTGGGATTTTTGGTGTATTTGATTCTGCGCTCGGCGCGCTATCTCTACACGATATTAGGCGAGGCTGGTCTGAAGGCACTTTCCCGCGTCATGGGTTTTATCGTTATGTCCTTGGGGGTGCAGTACATGATTGCCGGGGTGATTCAGTTGGTTGGGGAGATGAAGTAG
- a CDS encoding gliding motility-associated C-terminal domain-containing protein, whose translation MGKLYILALLVLFILLNYSAGYAQGASDSTTFILTSRKVCVGDTIDIPVRAVHFRRVAGFQFAVSWASGQFRFLSVRNSIFPSGEFDFEAPASRTRVNFAWFKSDGTSTTLADTTQIFILRLVALQPGNPATLGFVTNPRDQTAPIVAQFNQAGNNIREFTPPLIGNTITILAVPTVQATTDTITCAEPYVFLDALASDTAASYAWTGPNGFSSNLARDTAFFPGRYQVIVTSDICSSEPLDLIIGFDQTRPTVPTLSADSINCLRRQAQLRFSPVDNTLSYFWVTPLNDTIPAPISSVSTRGIYKLLVVQPRNGCLNSAEVRVNADTIAPGLRLFGRGQLDCRNQVVQLSARSNTQTLSYNWQNSSGGTIGQDSTLSINAVGTYRISLRNLNSGCVAIKDTLINADLTPPSASVTTPGKITCANTTVLLSANVGTARTRSFWLAPSLLDTLARTATATARSGGVYTFLVLDTINGCSLRLSSTVESDTVRPVSLIRVATPFSCVNTTAQLAVDALTGINYSWSGQGLIGNNNAATVQIADPGLYRVLLENPLNACTFRDSLQVGGSTDGPRIVRINLKQPPCVPGSRGSIGVDVVSGGLAPYTYALQDSTFSGQRNFSNLVPGTYQLKVQDAAGCESDTTLTILESVPIEVSISALGNEINPGDSLQLSAVLDSSNLASIAWAGTDLAPCNGCMDIQVSPTRSAVYQVLVESSNGCKSQAVFNVFVVKEDQVFAPNVFSPNGDNKNDRFYLAGKKNLKIVHFRIFDRWGNLVYEVSEGTLNDEALGWDGTYGGKVVPPGTFVWVAELETEDKAIQLYSGEAILLR comes from the coding sequence ATGGGAAAATTATACATTTTGGCACTGTTGGTACTGTTTATACTACTGAACTACAGTGCGGGCTACGCTCAAGGAGCGAGTGATTCTACAACCTTCATCCTGACTTCCCGCAAAGTCTGTGTGGGAGACACCATCGACATACCCGTTCGCGCCGTTCATTTCAGGCGTGTGGCGGGTTTCCAGTTTGCGGTAAGTTGGGCCAGCGGGCAGTTTCGTTTTTTGAGTGTGCGCAATAGCATTTTTCCCAGCGGTGAATTTGATTTTGAAGCACCTGCATCCAGAACTAGGGTCAACTTTGCCTGGTTCAAATCGGATGGAACCTCCACTACTTTAGCTGACACTACACAAATTTTTATCCTTCGTCTAGTCGCATTACAGCCGGGCAATCCTGCCACATTGGGTTTTGTAACCAATCCGCGCGACCAAACTGCTCCGATAGTTGCACAATTCAATCAGGCGGGCAACAATATTCGCGAATTTACCCCACCTCTAATTGGCAACACCATCACCATCCTTGCCGTACCTACTGTACAAGCCACAACCGATACGATCACCTGTGCGGAGCCATATGTATTTCTCGATGCGCTGGCCTCGGATACGGCAGCCTCCTACGCCTGGACGGGGCCTAATGGCTTCAGTTCTAATCTGGCCAGGGATACGGCCTTTTTTCCTGGCCGTTATCAAGTAATAGTCACCAGCGATATCTGCTCTTCCGAACCCTTGGATCTGATCATTGGTTTTGACCAAACGCGCCCGACTGTACCTACCCTGAGTGCGGATTCCATCAACTGTTTGCGCAGGCAAGCTCAATTGCGCTTTTCCCCAGTTGACAACACCTTGAGTTATTTTTGGGTTACGCCCCTAAACGATACCATTCCCGCCCCTATATCGAGTGTATCGACTCGGGGTATTTATAAACTGTTGGTGGTGCAGCCGCGCAATGGCTGCCTGAACAGTGCAGAAGTACGGGTGAATGCGGATACCATCGCCCCAGGGTTGCGTTTATTTGGCCGAGGACAACTCGACTGCCGCAATCAGGTGGTTCAATTGAGTGCACGAAGCAATACCCAAACCTTGTCTTACAATTGGCAGAACAGTTCTGGTGGTACCATCGGCCAGGATTCGACCCTCAGCATCAATGCGGTCGGAACCTACCGAATTAGTTTGCGAAACTTGAATAGTGGCTGTGTGGCAATTAAAGATACGCTGATCAATGCCGATTTAACACCTCCAAGCGCTAGTGTAACTACCCCGGGAAAAATAACCTGTGCCAATACGACTGTGTTGTTGAGTGCTAACGTCGGAACTGCACGAACCCGCAGTTTTTGGTTGGCACCTTCTTTATTGGATACCCTCGCGCGTACCGCCACGGCTACCGCCCGCAGCGGCGGAGTGTACACTTTCCTTGTTTTGGATACGATCAACGGTTGCAGCTTGCGTTTGAGCAGTACCGTGGAATCAGATACCGTTCGCCCGGTCAGCTTGATCCGGGTGGCTACCCCATTTTCCTGTGTCAATACCACTGCTCAGCTGGCGGTAGATGCCTTGACGGGGATCAATTACTCCTGGTCGGGTCAGGGACTGATCGGAAACAATAACGCTGCAACTGTACAGATCGCCGATCCTGGCCTGTACCGTGTGTTGCTTGAAAACCCCCTCAATGCTTGTACTTTTCGCGATTCCTTGCAAGTAGGTGGTAGCACTGACGGCCCACGGATTGTACGCATCAACCTGAAGCAACCGCCTTGTGTACCCGGTAGCCGGGGCAGTATTGGCGTTGACGTCGTGAGTGGCGGCCTGGCACCTTATACCTACGCGCTACAAGACAGTACGTTTTCGGGGCAACGCAATTTTTCCAACCTTGTTCCGGGTACTTACCAGTTAAAAGTACAGGATGCCGCGGGTTGTGAGTCGGATACGACCTTGACCATCCTGGAGTCGGTTCCCATCGAGGTGAGCATTTCCGCCCTTGGCAATGAAATTAATCCTGGCGATTCCCTACAACTCAGCGCCGTGCTGGATTCCTCTAATCTGGCGTCTATTGCCTGGGCCGGCACCGATTTGGCACCTTGCAATGGCTGTATGGACATCCAGGTGAGTCCCACGCGCAGCGCCGTATACCAGGTTTTGGTAGAAAGCAGCAACGGCTGCAAATCTCAGGCCGTCTTTAATGTTTTTGTGGTAAAAGAAGACCAGGTTTTTGCCCCCAATGTGTTTTCTCCCAATGGGGATAATAAAAATGACCGCTTCTATTTAGCGGGTAAAAAGAACCTGAAAATTGTCCATTTCCGCATTTTTGACCGTTGGGGCAACCTGGTTTACGAAGTAAGCGAGGGAACGCTCAACGACGAAGCCTTGGGATGGGATGGTACTTATGGCGGAAAAGTAGTGCCTCCGGGTACATTTGTCTGGGTGGCAGAACTGGAGACGGAAGACAAAGCCATCCAATTGTACAGCGGCGAGGCCATCTTGTTGCGTTAA
- a CDS encoding YEATS-associated helix-containing protein produces MPDSLSNITTNTQNLPASAPQIDWYFIFTLLGIMLITGLIGGYANFLNTPKEERSLMRSLMMGIVATIAIPLFLKVVDSNILNQTQTDVMNYFVYAGCCVLAAFYSAKFLEGLSSRIIQDLQEKVDRTSEAVQENAAKVEENAAKLDETTEKTDMIIDTQIPDAIIPDDVPELEPEELRSRSLLDKDIPVATRSVEEKMEAAFGKNKLQTLESLSKATGMGTEAVKIMLISLEQTGKIKKIDHRGREVYFMQR; encoded by the coding sequence ATGCCAGACTCTCTGTCCAACATCACGACCAACACGCAAAATTTGCCAGCAAGTGCTCCTCAAATAGATTGGTACTTCATTTTCACCCTGTTGGGCATCATGCTCATTACCGGGTTGATTGGGGGGTACGCCAATTTCCTCAACACGCCCAAAGAAGAACGCAGTCTGATGCGGAGTTTAATGATGGGCATCGTAGCCACCATCGCCATTCCGCTTTTTTTGAAGGTGGTGGATAGCAATATCCTGAACCAAACCCAGACCGACGTAATGAATTATTTTGTGTACGCCGGCTGTTGTGTTTTGGCTGCTTTTTATTCGGCTAAATTCCTTGAGGGCCTGTCGAGCCGCATCATTCAAGATTTGCAGGAAAAGGTAGACCGCACCAGCGAAGCGGTGCAGGAAAATGCCGCCAAGGTGGAAGAAAATGCCGCCAAACTTGATGAAACTACCGAAAAAACAGACATGATCATCGATACACAAATTCCGGATGCGATCATTCCCGATGATGTACCGGAACTTGAGCCCGAAGAACTGCGTTCCAGATCTTTACTCGATAAGGATATCCCCGTAGCTACGCGTTCTGTAGAGGAAAAAATGGAAGCGGCTTTTGGAAAAAACAAACTCCAGACCCTGGAATCCCTGAGCAAAGCTACCGGAATGGGCACGGAGGCAGTAAAAATAATGTTGATAAGCCTGGAACAAACGGGGAAAATCAAAAAGATTGATCACCGAGGGAGGGAGGTTTATTTTATGCAGCGATAG
- a CDS encoding M50 family metallopeptidase: MSKKKQSKIGQLIVGGLIGAGIGYLGMYAVIHWVPDAVVQQLKGPGETWWEGPFKISVAFVALWAALAAHELGHLLTGLAQGFKFHLYVAGFLGVRRNPLTEKVEAYFNRDPNLFGGVAATLPIQKSPDLRQKLAAIVAAGPLISLLGALLGIPAYGGTLQLTDSASPATRIFFVFLLVFALSSLMLFLATTIPGRTGAFFTDRARFFRLIGGGKAAQVEQAMLELLAQSYTQQPYGQMDPTQIELVKTDDSQLMQAFAYSLEYYYHLDRGETTRALAAATILESRVDEQPITFKVELLKDIVFAYAFLAKDPIKARQAWDKTGKLGNAAKDAHALLAKTALFLAEGNHQEARACLQQGLAALPAKMQKYSDQFYWAQYQVLAQEIG; the protein is encoded by the coding sequence ATGAGCAAAAAGAAACAAAGCAAAATAGGCCAGCTCATAGTAGGAGGCCTAATCGGCGCGGGCATTGGCTACCTGGGCATGTATGCTGTAATCCATTGGGTGCCCGATGCCGTTGTTCAACAGCTAAAAGGCCCGGGAGAAACCTGGTGGGAAGGTCCCTTCAAAATAAGTGTCGCGTTTGTGGCCCTTTGGGCTGCTCTGGCTGCCCATGAACTAGGGCATTTGTTGACCGGGCTTGCTCAAGGTTTCAAGTTTCATTTGTATGTGGCGGGATTTTTAGGGGTGCGCCGCAATCCATTGACGGAAAAAGTGGAAGCATATTTCAACCGCGACCCCAACTTGTTTGGTGGAGTGGCTGCTACCTTACCGATCCAAAAGTCTCCAGATTTGCGTCAAAAACTGGCTGCAATCGTGGCGGCAGGGCCACTCATCAGCTTATTGGGCGCACTACTGGGTATACCAGCCTATGGGGGAACATTACAGTTAACCGACAGTGCCTCTCCAGCCACGCGTATCTTTTTTGTCTTTTTGTTGGTGTTTGCGCTGAGCTCTTTGATGTTGTTTTTGGCTACCACCATTCCCGGTCGTACGGGCGCATTTTTTACCGACCGGGCGCGTTTTTTTCGCTTGATCGGCGGCGGAAAGGCTGCACAGGTGGAGCAAGCGATGTTGGAGCTACTGGCGCAAAGTTATACCCAGCAACCTTATGGGCAAATGGATCCGACGCAAATTGAGTTGGTCAAGACCGATGACTCCCAATTGATGCAGGCGTTCGCTTATTCCCTGGAATATTATTATCATCTGGATCGGGGTGAAACAACGCGGGCACTGGCAGCAGCGACTATCCTTGAAAGTAGGGTAGATGAGCAGCCGATCACGTTTAAAGTAGAGTTGCTAAAAGACATTGTTTTTGCCTACGCCTTTCTGGCCAAAGACCCCATCAAAGCCCGCCAGGCCTGGGATAAAACCGGAAAATTGGGTAATGCTGCTAAAGATGCGCATGCTTTATTGGCCAAAACGGCCTTGTTTTTGGCTGAAGGAAACCACCAGGAGGCCAGAGCCTGTTTGCAGCAAGGGTTGGCAGCGTTGCCCGCAAAAATGCAGAAATACAGCGATCAGTTTTATTGGGCACAGTACCAGGTTTTGGCTCAGGAGATCGGCTGA
- a CDS encoding CARDB domain-containing protein, whose product MRLISILIILLICTIQLTFAQNQPILRQVNPKFSGIELREDLKIKTDLNFNAAPQLVAGTAQQRNVQVMVRNTGPITATNFVVEVTYNWRVDHESFTAQSLQRIQTVGSLAAGQQTQLQFVVPDQLIRRNAPYGSPNVNLSFKVDATGVVAESSENNNSASISIPIINN is encoded by the coding sequence ATGCGACTCATTTCCATCTTGATTATCCTGCTTATTTGCACCATTCAACTGACTTTTGCTCAAAACCAACCCATACTAAGACAAGTAAATCCCAAATTCAGTGGTATTGAACTTCGGGAAGATTTGAAAATTAAAACCGACCTGAATTTTAATGCTGCGCCCCAATTGGTCGCAGGCACCGCCCAGCAGCGCAATGTGCAAGTGATGGTGCGCAATACGGGACCGATCACAGCAACGAACTTTGTCGTGGAAGTGACCTACAACTGGAGGGTCGATCATGAATCTTTCACGGCGCAAAGTCTACAGCGGATCCAAACCGTTGGCAGCCTGGCGGCTGGCCAACAAACCCAACTCCAGTTTGTAGTGCCAGACCAGCTGATCCGTAGAAATGCCCCCTACGGTTCTCCAAATGTGAACCTGTCGTTTAAAGTTGATGCCACTGGTGTAGTAGCTGAATCGTCGGAAAACAACAACTCGGCCAGCATCAGTATCCCCATCATCAATAATTAG
- a CDS encoding cryptochrome/photolyase family protein translates to MTYHTLRLILGDQLNVQHSWYRENTDGILYVLMEILPETQYVQHHIQKICGFFLAMRAFAAQLEAMGHHVQYFKLDDTNNLQGFAANCTQLIERHHIQHFEYQLPDEWRVDQQLLAFCQSLGSSKVFDSEHFFSTRTELAELFTGKKTYLMESFYRKMRSKHQILMEPDGKTPLTGRWNYDAENRKKMPATLQVPPALQQIKDASHIVTLLAKMGVKTIGTIDPQRFNWPITRVESLALLEHFIALRLPAFGDYQDAMTDRDWLLFHSRLSFSMNLKLISPQEVITACIDYWQAHPETVPYSALEGFVRQIVGWREYMRGIYWAEMPRYQKLNYFEHTAALPSWFWHAETKMNCLSQAIGQSLEYAYAHHIQRLMLTGNFALLLGVHPDEVDAWYLGIYIDALEWVEITNTRGMSQFADGGIVGTKPYVSSANYIHKMSDHCSKCHYDKSLRHGPKACPFNALYWDFYDRHSDKLRSNPRVGMAYQVWDKIDGTEKAQILEHAAWIKQHVDGL, encoded by the coding sequence ATGACTTACCATACCTTGCGACTCATCCTAGGCGATCAACTCAATGTGCAACATTCCTGGTATCGGGAAAACACTGACGGTATCTTGTACGTGTTGATGGAAATTTTACCCGAAACCCAATACGTTCAACACCACATTCAAAAAATCTGTGGATTTTTTTTGGCCATGCGTGCATTTGCCGCTCAATTGGAAGCAATGGGACACCATGTGCAGTATTTCAAATTGGATGATACCAACAACCTCCAGGGTTTTGCGGCCAATTGTACCCAACTAATTGAACGACACCATATTCAACATTTCGAATACCAGTTGCCCGATGAGTGGCGGGTTGATCAGCAATTATTGGCTTTTTGTCAAAGCTTAGGCAGCAGCAAGGTCTTCGATTCCGAGCATTTTTTCAGTACCCGGACCGAATTAGCGGAATTGTTTACCGGAAAAAAAACTTACCTCATGGAAAGTTTTTACCGCAAAATGCGCTCGAAGCACCAAATTTTAATGGAACCCGATGGCAAAACGCCCCTCACTGGACGATGGAATTACGATGCGGAAAACCGCAAAAAAATGCCAGCAACGCTGCAAGTCCCCCCGGCACTACAACAAATCAAGGATGCAAGTCATATCGTGACTTTGTTGGCCAAAATGGGAGTCAAAACCATTGGCACCATAGATCCTCAACGCTTCAACTGGCCAATTACCCGAGTTGAAAGTTTAGCCCTTTTGGAGCATTTCATTGCGTTGCGGCTACCCGCTTTTGGCGACTATCAAGATGCCATGACGGATCGGGATTGGTTGTTGTTCCACTCGCGTTTGTCTTTTTCCATGAACCTCAAATTGATTAGCCCGCAGGAGGTGATTACAGCTTGCATTGACTACTGGCAAGCGCATCCGGAAACTGTACCCTACTCCGCACTGGAAGGTTTTGTGCGGCAAATTGTCGGCTGGCGGGAATACATGCGGGGCATCTACTGGGCGGAAATGCCGCGATACCAAAAACTCAATTATTTTGAACATACTGCTGCTCTACCTTCCTGGTTTTGGCATGCAGAAACCAAAATGAACTGCTTGTCGCAAGCAATCGGGCAATCCTTGGAATACGCCTATGCACACCACATCCAGCGCTTGATGTTGACGGGTAACTTTGCCCTTCTACTTGGCGTACACCCCGACGAAGTGGATGCCTGGTACCTGGGGATTTACATCGATGCCCTGGAATGGGTAGAAATTACCAATACCCGGGGCATGAGCCAGTTTGCCGATGGCGGAATTGTGGGTACAAAACCTTACGTTTCCAGTGCCAACTACATCCACAAAATGAGCGACCATTGCAGCAAATGCCACTACGACAAATCCTTGCGGCATGGCCCCAAAGCTTGCCCTTTCAATGCTTTGTATTGGGATTTTTACGACCGCCACAGCGATAAGTTACGCAGCAACCCACGCGTTGGGATGGCTTATCAGGTTTGGGACAAAATAGATGGAACCGAAAAAGCCCAGATACTGGAACATGCCGCCTGGATAAAGCAACATGTTGATGGATTGTAA
- a CDS encoding SDR family NAD(P)-dependent oxidoreductase: MSNHYLVVGGSHGIGLEITRKLIQQGHRVTVFSRTADGLADLSGVEHHVLDLSKDEISPELIPADLHGLVYCPGSINLRAFSSLSPSAFRDDLEINLIGAVKSIQAGLKALKKTPGSSIVLFSTVAVGQGMPFHSSVAASKGAVEGLTRALAAELAPGIRVNCIAPSLTDTPLAARLLSSEEKREAAANRHPLKKVGTANELAALATFLLSADAAWITGQVIHADGGMSSVRV; the protein is encoded by the coding sequence ATGTCAAATCATTACCTCGTCGTGGGCGGAAGCCACGGAATTGGATTGGAAATCACCCGTAAATTGATTCAGCAGGGCCATCGGGTCACTGTATTTTCCCGTACGGCAGATGGATTAGCGGATTTAAGTGGCGTGGAACACCATGTGCTCGACCTCAGTAAAGATGAGATCTCCCCGGAATTGATCCCTGCTGACCTACATGGTTTGGTATATTGTCCGGGCAGCATCAATTTGCGGGCCTTCAGCAGTTTGAGTCCAAGCGCCTTTCGGGATGACCTGGAAATCAACCTCATCGGGGCCGTAAAAAGCATTCAGGCCGGACTCAAAGCACTGAAGAAAACCCCAGGCAGTAGCATTGTTTTGTTTAGCACCGTGGCTGTTGGGCAAGGTATGCCGTTTCACAGCAGTGTGGCCGCATCAAAAGGAGCGGTAGAAGGATTGACCCGCGCTTTGGCCGCCGAGTTGGCGCCGGGTATCCGGGTCAATTGTATCGCCCCTTCGCTAACAGATACGCCACTGGCCGCGCGATTGTTGAGCAGCGAGGAAAAACGGGAGGCTGCCGCCAATCGCCACCCCCTCAAAAAAGTAGGAACCGCCAACGAATTGGCAGCCCTGGCTACTTTCCTGTTGTCTGCCGATGCTGCGTGGATCACCGGACAAGTCATTCATGCAGATGGGGGCATGAGTTCAGTACGTGTATAA